DNA sequence from the Streptomyces canus genome:
GCCGGAGTCCGGAGAGGCGCTCGCACTGGTCGCCGGAACAGGAGAAGCCCCCGTAGCCGAAGCCCGGTCCCGCGTGAACGCCAGCGTGCCGAAGCCCAGTTGGTCGTAGCCCCCGCTGTTGGGGCCGTAGTCCCCGCCCCCACCCTCCGGCGCGGACCTCGCCGCGATCCGGGTGACGTACGACGCCGAAAGCCCCCGCCGCTTCGTGTAGTGGTTGGCGATCATCGCCCAGATGGGGCGGGTCATCGCGGGGTCGACGCCGGCCGCCGCGGACGCCGTCTCCCTCCCGGACCACCCCCCGATCGCCCCCTTCGCGCGAGTGTTCGCGGTGTAGGAGACCTCCCCTCCCAAGCCCCACTTCGCCACATACTGGGCGCCCTTGAGGAACCGGCTGTCGTCGTAGCCGTACAGGTCGTACCCCTGGTTCCACGCCATCTCGCAGAACGTGCCCATCAGGCCGACCCCGAGGAGCGCGTGCCCCTGGTCCCGGCCCGCCTCCAGCCACTCGGCGAGGCCGTCGTCGTACACGACGGGGATGGCGTTCCTGACGGAACCGAGACCCTCGCCGTGCTTGAAGTAGTCGACGGCGCGGGCGACTTGGGGGGCGTCGTCGCAGAAGATGCCGGTGGCCAGGACACAGGCCATGGCGCACAGGTCCCAGTTCGTCCAGTAGTTGGTGATGACGGCACCGTTGTGGCGGACCAGGAAGTCGTCGCTGAGCGGGGCGAAGACCTTGGTGAGCATCTCCTGGAAGCGGGAGAGGTCGAAGTCCGGGTGGTCCCGGACGAGTTCGGCGGCGTTGGCGAACTGGTAGCCGTACAGCCCGGCGGCGAGGAATCGGTCCGCGCTGCCTTCAAGCGAAGTCAGCTTCGCCGACCAGGCGTTGAGGATCGCCACGGCCG
Encoded proteins:
- a CDS encoding alginate lyase family protein, coding for MTSQISRRSLLKAAGAAGVAVTAATALPATAADSAFAHPGLLHTQADLARMAAKVKAGAAPYTAGFAKLTANRHAQSGWTPNPQATVYRGAGSPQNYATLYNDIHAAYQNGLRHHVSGDSAYADTAVAILNAWSAKLTSLEGSADRFLAAGLYGYQFANAAELVRDHPDFDLSRFQEMLTKVFAPLSDDFLVRHNGAVITNYWTNWDLCAMACVLATGIFCDDAPQVARAVDYFKHGEGLGSVRNAIPVVYDDGLAEWLEAGRDQGHALLGVGLMGTFCEMAWNQGYDLYGYDDSRFLKGAQYVAKWGLGGEVSYTANTRAKGAIGGWSGRETASAAAGVDPAMTRPIWAMIANHYTKRRGLSASYVTRIAARSAPEGGGGDYGPNSGGYDQLGFGTLAFTRDRASATGASPVPATSASASPDSGARPQTGGSASTAAGPDLAATGSNDIAGWSAAAGITAVAGGLLLLRRRDRVRREGAE